One Cardiocondyla obscurior isolate alpha-2009 linkage group LG09, Cobs3.1, whole genome shotgun sequence genomic window, AAGTGTCATCGtgcatttttgaaaattatcttTTCATTATTATGTTTCAACATGacaaataatgaattttttgtGGTCATGCGTATTGTTTGtatcataatattttaaaaatattgtaacaaaCACTTTCGTTCTTATACATTTTACGTATCGCTATTTTTTGCGCTGAAAAAAACATCGCGAGCAAAAATcgttcttatttcttttttttatttaccacgtaactctattttttttcaccaGTTTAATTTAAGAACGAAATTGCCACGATGTAACACATTGTATAAAACATGTAATCCACAGAGAGCAATAGCGATCTTTAACTcctaaatataatttttatttgtaaaaagtgagctatttttctcttttttcgttgattaaattttcccatttaaattttataatttaaaacaaaaataaaaacttcgAAGTTTCAAGAGAAAATCTGTTCTCACAAATAATATGTGTTAAAGTCGATTATTTGTGATAACGTATTTAAGAAACTATTTGGATTCACTTTAACATATGCAGTTATTTCATTAAAGCTATACGCTTTTTTAATAAGCCATTACGAAAAGCTTCGCGTTCggtcaataattatttattaaaaaatatgtatgtagtCATTCTCATAACATACATTTGTCTATATTTCAATGTGTATTTGTATAGTGTATATTTGTGTGCGTTACAATCTCTGCGTGTGGAAATATTCTTcgtttatattacatttagtCTAACCCAATTCCGCTAAAACAGAATCAAGATCCTCCTGCAAAGAAAGACTGTCTTCTCGTTGTTTCATCAGATCGTCCTTAATTCTGTCTACTTGCGCTTTCAGCAGGTAATTGCCTTTCTTTAAAGCTGCCAACCGTCCTTCGTGTTTTTTCACATGTTTCTGTAAGTAACGagtttttaaaagaaacaaaattcaaaaattttatagcgATATTTTCACTCACAATAGCAACTTACTTGTAAAATGCTTTTACGTTTCTCGATTGGAGCTTGATCGTCATCAGATTCGGACTCTTCTTCCTCTGATTCTTCAGACTCCGACTCTTCTTCAGAGTCGGTTTCCTCCTCGTCGTCTTCCTCATCctcttcttcgtcgtcgtcgtcgtcggcatCTCCCATTAGTTTGGCCATGCTATCCACTTGCTTCTGTAACTGCttgtattttttcttctcttccttaAGCAATTTCTGCTGCTGCTTGATTTGTTCCTTTAATGCATGCCTCTCTTTCCTTGCATTCACAGCCTTATccctataaaatttaataaattatttttttatgtattgtCAATGTAGTCGCCGCTTAgtcgaattaatttcgtcATCACGCTTACTtgaaattcttaatttttgaAGTTAAAAGCTTGATTTCTCTCTGTGCGCGTTTCTCCGCTGCGGCTTTAGGATCCtcgtcctcctcctcttcttctgtactctcctcttcctcttcgcTAGTGTGAACATCTGGTTTGTCTATACTCTTTTGCGTCGCGATTCTGGCTACGTCTTTCGCGCTTGGACAACCAGCCAGCGCCATTCCTGTAACATCGTACCATTCTCCGTCTTCCCAATCATCTGCTAACTCCACTATCGGTTCAGCTTCAATTAGCGTAAGCCCTTCTTCTAGCAAGCAAAGCATAGAAAAGCAAAGCGAGGAATCGTAATTAATAGAAGCATTAATAATAAGTAGCttgaaaagttaaaattttattttctaaaataattatatacaagataattttaaaaaatataaggatGTAATTAATACAGCTAGTTAGCGTTAAGCTAAGCTTCACTTTTAATTACTTACCAGCTTTCATACGCCTTTCTAACGCTGCATACATTCTTTTCATTTCTTCCAACTCATTTCTGGCTTTATCTCTTTCCTCAGTAACGAAGGCGAATTCTTTTTCCGCTTTTTCCGCGTCTTTTTTCGCTTGCTGCACTTCTCGCCTTAAAGACTCCGTGAGTTTTTCATCTTGCTGCTTGTTTTCTTGAGTATTGTTTTGTAGTTTTACACGTTCTACCTCTGCTTCGAGATTTAAAATTCTCGCCTATACGAAATTATCTCGATATAAAAAggtttttcttaattattttcttaattctttaactttttctATTCAATAATTTGCCTTTCAGATTAAATTATGAAGTCCCAAGTAGAATTAGCTAAAACAAATGCatatattattgaaaactTTCTACAATAATGTCTTTATTACCTGCAATCGCTTATTGTCTCGCTCCAAGGCTTCTTTGTTTCGAAGTTCCAACGCGAGCATCTGCTTGGTGCTTTGCAAATCATCCCTAACAGCATCAATATCATCCATTTCGTCCTGAATAATAACTTCGTCCACAGGCGCCTCCTCAGCCTTCTGTATCTGCTCTTCAATAGTCATTTGTCGTCGGAACTTCCTCAATCCCTCCAGCATCGGCTTAGAGCGGTCGTTAGTCTTCACATTTTTCAGCTTTACACCCTGCTGGATCTGTTTCAGCAGTTGATTGTGCATATTCGATTTTTCAGATTCGAATACGAAGTGGGCTTTACCTGACGAAAAGAGATATTAATCagtataaaaattcgtatatcTGTTGTTGTCACTTCGTCGTGTTTAATAAAGAAcacaaaattcttttctaaaaatttaaaaatgtctGCCAATAAGAACATAATAGTCAgcttatttttctcaaaatttctttagaatttaataacattatagatttaataaaatatatagatcaGCTTAGTGAACCAACTATGTGAAATTTTATGAGAATCGTTATTAATACTTAGCGCTTCACATCGACGTATGTGTCTTTACCAAGCACGAGTCACCTGCCTCTAAATGACATTTCCTGTCGAGAACGTCAATTCGGAGTGAAAGATCTTGATCGCTGCTCGCTCacatgaggaaaaaaaagcaggGTGGGATGTTGGTAAACCCATTGAGAAACATGAAGACACCAATTAATTTAAcggtaataaattaagaatttaattcgtCTAATAGTTTAACAATAGACAAACGAAAGCTCGCCTATCAGGGGTAAAGGTGGTTTATGGGTACCGAGGGGAGAGAGATCAAACAGAACTACTGGCTATTTACGTTACAAGACGCGACTCGTGTCAACCGAAATTCTTGCATACGCATTTAATCGATTGTGCTACGTCGTCAACATCCCTTCAAACGATCACACGAGAAAAGAAAGGTGAGAATAGAGGGGGGTAAAGCTCCGCGACGCACAGTTTTTCTTTCTATGACGATTTCTCTTCTCGAGGAGAGGACGCTTTTTATAAAGGAGGAAGATACGGCCCCGTAGGCACTCGGCGAGGATCGAAGAGGGTTCGACGATCACCTGCTGGATCGGCTGTGACCTTGTTCACTCTCTCAATCAAGGGTGAGCTCCGATCATTACACTTGACGTGCTTGAGCCTCCTGCCGCTTTCAACCTCCTTCATTAAGTTGGCCCAGTCCGGCCGTTTCCTCGGCCTGGACTTGAGCATATCCAGCTTCTGCATTTGATTATCGTTGAGAGGTGGCAAATCCTTGAGGATTGTACGGCTaggcggtggtggtggcggtCGTGGGGGTGGCGGTGGTGGAAAGTTCGCTCGTGATGAACTCTTCGATAAAGTTGGTGCACCTTAGCATGGAGATAAAGTGATGTTATAACGagaagattaaatatttatcgcgaatgATAGAAAAGAATGGCAATCGTCGCCACTTGTACCTGTGGTGCTTTCACTCTTCGAGAGTGGTATAATGTCACCCCGTGATCGAGATTTCTCAATACGGATCTGTCGTTCGAGTTGCGGCCTCGAATTTGGCTCCTGCCGTCCATTCTCGCGCGGCTTCGCTGGCACAGGTCGACTACTCGAAACCTTTTCATTATTCGGCTGCTTCGGTACTATCGTGATTTTGCTTTGTTTGCGCGGTGATCCATCTGACGAAGGTGCTGCAACTTCCGCGGGCTTCGGCACACtctgttgaaataaaaaaaaggaaacagtTACTTGACTGCAgcacaaataatatatattttaagatttaatttaagtttaatacagttttatatttttcttcattaacaAGAACTTTGTCACAATTCAGTGAATCGAATTTACGTTTTTACGGCCACCACCACCGACGTCTCTTTTCAAATCAcagtttactttttttacacACACAATCTCGCGACGCAAATCaatttctctcgctttttattttaaaatgtttttttctagGATCAAGACACGTCAAGAAGAATACAAAAGAATAATCGTCGTACGTCTGGCGTAAAGTAGCCGtgatagaaaatagaaaaataaaaaatcaccCTCCCTCCAGTCCCCTTTCCTTGATTGTTcgacagagagaaaaagcgtGATAGACcggaggaagaaaagagagaggattTTCTTGGCAAGTCTCGAACAGAATTCGTTCCGCCAGCTTTAAATAATCCACATTAAATTTCGCACTTAAGATATCACGTTATCCAGCTAGAACTGTTATCAATACGAAGTTTCCACTTTTTAAACAAAGTTCTTAAAATCGTCGTTCAACTCTTTCGAGtcatttctttaaaaatgtttgGTATCTCTTCTCGTTTCTGTAAAATCGTTCAGCCGATAGCATTGTTTATCCATAAAAGCGCTCACGCTTTATATCTTGCGTACGCGATTTTCATGCGAAATCACGATATAAGCGCGTTAAGAAACTGGCGGAAGACGCAGCTGGCGAGTCATTTGAAATAGAAACGTGTGTTCTTTAAATAATCGTGACCCAGAGGCTTACATGTGAGCACGCGTACGACGGATCTCACTTTCCTTTACGTTGAGAAAACGAAATCGCAATTGACAAACACGTGTGGCTTGTTCGAAGACTTTAACGAACGACCGTGAACTACTTGCCGCGCTCTGCGATTTTTTATATCAGATTTTTTTGCTGTTTtgtatttctgtaataataacgataacatTAACTTGCGACGTAACATCTAGTTACAAGAAATTCTCACACCGTCACGATTTCGCGTGTCACGTATTTAGCTTATTACGTATTGAATATCAACCCCGTGATTTTATATGGATCGCTGCCAAGAGATTAAAGTAATTACTTGAGATATTTCTACGTTAcgcatcaatgaaaaataaacaaataaatattgcaatcTCAAATGTGATTGATGTTTCCTTcgagagataaaatatttcaaagacgcattatttataatcgaATCGCGAACGCTTTTACAATCTATAAGttacattatttaagaaaaaaatttccacaatttatatgtaataatcgCTTTCTTCCAACGATAAAACAGAAACGAGAGTATTCATTAAGCTTTAAACTTAAactatcgtaatttttcttttttataaagaaatcgaaaattacaaataaactGTCAAAGTGCATTGTTTGCATACAATAGATGAAATTTTGCACCACCCGAAATGTTTATCGCTTACTCGTTGCAAGACACCCACGTTGGCTATTAATATCTCGGTTAGTAAAGCCGGTTGACTTTGAAACCTAATATTTGAATGGAAAAAGACTTGCACATATTTTCGCTTAAAACAGAACGTATAGTCCGATTTCGCTGCAAACAAAAATCGtgatttttaaacaaattatttgccTTTTTTAACCAAATGGTGTAATAGAATaactttctttaataaaaagaaattatttttatcttcttcaCTGACCTTTAAGGTAACTTGAGCGAAGGCTGGAACTTCCT contains:
- the LOC139105837 gene encoding DNA ligase 1 isoform X4; this encodes MPGAGGQPPQRTTFRPPWVKDGPNPLPMPTAPWTLSSRRDSKPKTEEVPAFAQVTLKSVPKPAEVAAPSSDGSPRKQSKITIVPKQPNNEKVSSSRPVPAKPRENGRQEPNSRPQLERQIRIEKSRSRGDIIPLSKSESTTGAPTLSKSSSRANFPPPPPPRPPPPPPSRTILKDLPPLNDNQMQKLDMLKSRPRKRPDWANLMKEVESGRRLKHVKCNDRSSPLIERVNKVTADPAGKAHFVFESEKSNMHNQLLKQIQQGVKLKNVKTNDRSKPMLEGLRKFRRQMTIEEQIQKAEEAPVDEVIIQDEMDDIDAVRDDLQSTKQMLALELRNKEALERDNKRLQARILNLEAEVERVKLQNNTQENKQQDEKLTESLRREVQQAKKDAEKAEKEFAFVTEERDKARNELEEMKRMYAALERRMKAGMALAGCPSAKDVARIATQKSIDKPDVHTSEEEEESTEEEEEDEDPKAAAEKRAQREIKLLTSKIKNFKDKAVNARKERHALKEQIKQQQKLLKEEKKKYKQLQKQVDSMAKLMGDADDDDDEEEDEEDDEEETDSEEESESEESEEEESESDDDQAPIEKRKSILQKHVKKHEGRLAALKKGNYLLKAQVDRIKDDLMKQREDSLSLQEDLDSVLAELG
- the LOC139105837 gene encoding DNA ligase 1 isoform X3; the protein is MPGAGGQPPQRTTFRPPWVKDGPNPLPMPTAPWTLSSRRDSKPKTEEVPAFAQVTLKSVPKPAEVAAPSSDGSPRKQSKITIVPKQPNNEKVSSSRPVPAKPRENGRQEPNSRPQLERQIRIEKSRSRGDIIPLSKSESTTGAPTLSKSSSRANFPPPPPPRPPPPPPSRTILKDLPPLNDNQMQKLDMLKSRPRKRPDWANLMKEVESGRRLKHVKCNDRSSPLIERVNKVTADPAGKAHFVFESEKSNMHNQLLKQIQQGVKLKNVKTNDRSKPMLEGLRKFRRQMTIEEQIQKAEEAPVDEVIIQDEMDDIDAVRDDLQSTKQMLALELRNKEALERDNKRLQARILNLEAEVERVKLQNNTQENKQQDEKLTESLRREVQQAKKDAEKAEKEFAFVTEERDKARNELEEMKRMYAALERRMKADGEWYDVTGMALAGCPSAKDVARIATQKSIDKPDVHTSEEEEESTEEEEEDEDPKAAAEKRAQREIKLLTSKIKNFKDKAVNARKERHALKEQIKQQQKLLKEEKKKYKQLQKQVDSMAKLMGDADDDDDEEEDEEDDEEETDSEEESESEESEEEESESDDDQAPIEKRKSILQKHVKKHEGRLAALKKGNYLLKAQVDRIKDDLMKQREDSLSLQEDLDSVLAELG
- the LOC139105837 gene encoding calponin homology domain-containing protein DDB_G0272472 isoform X2, encoding MPGAGGQPPQRTTFRPPWVKDGPNPLPMPTAPWTLSSRRDSKPKTEEVPAFAQVTLKSVPKPAEVAAPSSDGSPRKQSKITIVPKQPNNEKVSSSRPVPAKPRENGRQEPNSRPQLERQIRIEKSRSRGDIIPLSKSESTTGAPTLSKSSSRANFPPPPPPRPPPPPPSRTILKDLPPLNDNQMQKLDMLKSRPRKRPDWANLMKEVESGRRLKHVKCNDRSSPLIERVNKVTADPAGKAHFVFESEKSNMHNQLLKQIQQGVKLKNVKTNDRSKPMLEGLRKFRRQMTIEEQIQKAEEAPVDEVIIQDEMDDIDAVRDDLQSTKQMLALELRNKEALERDNKRLQARILNLEAEVERVKLQNNTQENKQQDEKLTESLRREVQQAKKDAEKAEKEFAFVTEERDKARNELEEMKRMYAALERRMKAVELADDWEDGEWYDVTGMALAGCPSAKDVARIATQKSIDKPDVHTSEEEEESTEEEEEDEDPKAAAEKRAQREIKLLTSKIKNFKDKAVNARKERHALKEQIKQQQKLLKEEKKKYKQLQKQVDSMAKLMGDADDDDDEEEDEEDDEEETDSEEESESEESEEEESESDDDQAPIEKRKSILQKHVKKHEGRLAALKKGNYLLKAQVDRIKDDLMKQREDSLSLQEDLDSVLAELG
- the LOC139105837 gene encoding DNA ligase 1 isoform X1 translates to MPGAGGQPPQRTTFRPPWVKDGPNPLPMPTAPWTLSSRRDSKPKTEEVPAFAQVTLKSVPKPAEVAAPSSDGSPRKQSKITIVPKQPNNEKVSSSRPVPAKPRENGRQEPNSRPQLERQIRIEKSRSRGDIIPLSKSESTTGAPTLSKSSSRANFPPPPPPRPPPPPPSRTILKDLPPLNDNQMQKLDMLKSRPRKRPDWANLMKEVESGRRLKHVKCNDRSSPLIERVNKVTADPAGKAHFVFESEKSNMHNQLLKQIQQGVKLKNVKTNDRSKPMLEGLRKFRRQMTIEEQIQKAEEAPVDEVIIQDEMDDIDAVRDDLQSTKQMLALELRNKEALERDNKRLQARILNLEAEVERVKLQNNTQENKQQDEKLTESLRREVQQAKKDAEKAEKEFAFVTEERDKARNELEEMKRMYAALERRMKAEEGLTLIEAEPIVELADDWEDGEWYDVTGMALAGCPSAKDVARIATQKSIDKPDVHTSEEEEESTEEEEEDEDPKAAAEKRAQREIKLLTSKIKNFKDKAVNARKERHALKEQIKQQQKLLKEEKKKYKQLQKQVDSMAKLMGDADDDDDEEEDEEDDEEETDSEEESESEESEEEESESDDDQAPIEKRKSILQKHVKKHEGRLAALKKGNYLLKAQVDRIKDDLMKQREDSLSLQEDLDSVLAELG